The Physeter macrocephalus isolate SW-GA chromosome 13, ASM283717v5, whole genome shotgun sequence genome window below encodes:
- the ESD gene encoding S-formylglutathione hydrolase isoform X1, with product MVFQFFWRRMALKQISSNKCFGGLQKVFEHDSVELKCKMKFAIYLPPKAETGKCPALYWLSGLTCTEQNFISKSGYHQAASEHGLVVIAPDTSPRGCNIKGEDETWDFGTGAGFYVDATEDPWKTNYRMYSYVTEELPQLINTNFPVDPQKMSIFGHSMGGHGALICALKNPGKYKSVSAFAPICNPVLCPWGKKAFSGYLGTDQSKWEAYDATHLVKACPGTQLDILIDQGKDDQFLSDGQLLPDNFIAACTEKKIPVVFRLQEGYDHSYYFIATFITNHIRHHAKYLNA from the exons ATGGTGTTCcagtttttttg GAGAAGAATGGCATTGAAACAGATTTCCAGCAACAAGTGCTTTGGGGGATTGCAGAAAGTTTTTGAACATGACAG TGTTGaactgaaatgcaaaatgaaatttgCTATCTATTTACCACCAAAGGCAGAAACTGGAAAATGCCCTGCACTATATTGGCTGTCTG GTTTAACTTGCACAGAACAAAATTTTATATCGAAATCTGGTTATCATCAAGCTGCCTCGGAACATGGCCTTGTCGTCATTGCTCCAGATACCAGCCCTC GTGGCTGCAATATTAAAGGAGAAGATGAGACCTGGGACTTTGGCACTGGTGCTGGATTTTATGTGGATGCCACTGAAGATCCTTGGAAAACTAACTACAGGATGTACTCGTATGTAACGGAGGAG CTTCCACAACTCATAAATACCAATTTTCCAGTGGATCCCCAAAAGATGTCTATTTTTGGCCACTCCATGGGAGGCCATGGAGCTCTGATCTGTGCTTTGAAGAATCCTGGAAAATACAAA tCTGTGTCAGCATTTGCTCCAATTTGCAACCCAGTGCTCTGTCCTTGGGGCAAAAAAGCCTTCAGTGGATATTTGGGAACAGATCAAAGTAAATGGGAG GCTTATGATGCTACCCATCTTGTGAAGGCCTGCCCAGGTACTCAGCTGGATATACTAATTGATCAAGGAAAAGATGACCAGTTCCTTTCAGATGGACAGCTACTGCCTGATAACTTCATAGCTGCctgtacagaaaagaaaatccctGTTGTTTTCAGATTACAAGAG GGTTATGATCATAGCTACTACTTCATTGCAACCTTTATTACCAATCACATCAGACATCATGCAAAATACCTGAATGCTTGA
- the ESD gene encoding S-formylglutathione hydrolase isoform X2 — protein MALKQISSNKCFGGLQKVFEHDSVELKCKMKFAIYLPPKAETGKCPALYWLSGLTCTEQNFISKSGYHQAASEHGLVVIAPDTSPRGCNIKGEDETWDFGTGAGFYVDATEDPWKTNYRMYSYVTEELPQLINTNFPVDPQKMSIFGHSMGGHGALICALKNPGKYKSVSAFAPICNPVLCPWGKKAFSGYLGTDQSKWEAYDATHLVKACPGTQLDILIDQGKDDQFLSDGQLLPDNFIAACTEKKIPVVFRLQEGYDHSYYFIATFITNHIRHHAKYLNA, from the exons ATGGCATTGAAACAGATTTCCAGCAACAAGTGCTTTGGGGGATTGCAGAAAGTTTTTGAACATGACAG TGTTGaactgaaatgcaaaatgaaatttgCTATCTATTTACCACCAAAGGCAGAAACTGGAAAATGCCCTGCACTATATTGGCTGTCTG GTTTAACTTGCACAGAACAAAATTTTATATCGAAATCTGGTTATCATCAAGCTGCCTCGGAACATGGCCTTGTCGTCATTGCTCCAGATACCAGCCCTC GTGGCTGCAATATTAAAGGAGAAGATGAGACCTGGGACTTTGGCACTGGTGCTGGATTTTATGTGGATGCCACTGAAGATCCTTGGAAAACTAACTACAGGATGTACTCGTATGTAACGGAGGAG CTTCCACAACTCATAAATACCAATTTTCCAGTGGATCCCCAAAAGATGTCTATTTTTGGCCACTCCATGGGAGGCCATGGAGCTCTGATCTGTGCTTTGAAGAATCCTGGAAAATACAAA tCTGTGTCAGCATTTGCTCCAATTTGCAACCCAGTGCTCTGTCCTTGGGGCAAAAAAGCCTTCAGTGGATATTTGGGAACAGATCAAAGTAAATGGGAG GCTTATGATGCTACCCATCTTGTGAAGGCCTGCCCAGGTACTCAGCTGGATATACTAATTGATCAAGGAAAAGATGACCAGTTCCTTTCAGATGGACAGCTACTGCCTGATAACTTCATAGCTGCctgtacagaaaagaaaatccctGTTGTTTTCAGATTACAAGAG GGTTATGATCATAGCTACTACTTCATTGCAACCTTTATTACCAATCACATCAGACATCATGCAAAATACCTGAATGCTTGA